DNA from Deltaproteobacteria bacterium:
TTGCCGGAAGGGAGATCTTCGGGCGTCTTGTCCGGGAACTCGCACAGGTCGGCGATGACGCAGGTCGGGCACTCGGGTTTGCGCGCCTTGCAGACGTAGCGGCCGTGGAGGATGAGCCAGTGGTGGGCGTCCTTGCGGAACTCCGGGGGCGTGAGCCGGGTCAGCCGGGTCTCCACCTCCAGGGGGTTCTTTCCCTTGGCCATGCGCGTGCGGTTGGCCACGCGGAAGATGTGGGTATCCACCGCGATAGTGGGTTCGCCGAAGGCCGTGTTGAGGATGACGTTGGCGGTCTTCCGGCCCACGCCGGGGAGCTTCTCCAGGGCCTCCCGGGTGCGCGGCACCTGGCTCCCGTGCTCCTCGATGAGGATCCTGCAGGTTTTGATGATGTTCTCGGCCTTGCTGTTGAACAGTCCGATGGTGCGGATGTAACGCTTCAGCCGGGTGACGCCGAGGCGAAGGATCTTCTCGGGGGTATTGGCCACCGGGTACAGCTTGGCGGTGGCCTTGTTGACGCTTACGTCCGTGGCCTGGGCCGACAGCACCACGGCGACCAGCAGCTCGAACGGGTCGACCCAGTCCAGTTCGGTGGAGGGGCTGGGGTTGTTTTCCTGGAGTCGCTCGTAAATGGCGGTACGCTTCTGCCTGTTCATGTCAGGGTATGTATTTCTCGTCCTGCAGAAAGAGCTCGCTGGGGATCTCGGTGCCCAGCCCCATTTCCTTGCAGTGAGTATAGATGAGGTGGCTGACCGCGGTAAACTGCACGCCGTCTCCGCGCAGCACGAGCCCGGTGATCTGGCTGTCGGATGTGCGGCCGGGGTGGTTTCCGGCGATGACGTCGCCCAACAACGGCAGCTTGTCCCACTCGATGGACGTCGGCCGGGTGTACTGGTCCTTCCCGTGCTCGGGGATGGCCTCGGCGCCGCCGATGGCGTACCTCATCCAGCGCCGGCCGTGGCGGTTCATGGTCAGCACGTCGCAGCGCTCCCAGCCGGCGACCTCCAGCTCGACGTCGGAGACGTTGCTGACGAACTGGCCGGGCTCCAGCCAGTCGGCCATCACCACCGGGTCCTTGGAGTTGGTGGCCATGTAGACGATGTCCGCGTCTCGGACCGCCTCGCGGGCTGAAGGAACCGGTATCATCTCAATTCCCGCTTCCTTGGACATCTGCTCCGCGAACGTCTCTTTCTTGCCGGGCGTGGGACTATACACCTTGATCGTTTTCAGGTTGCCGAGGGCGGCGAAACAATGAACGGCGCCCTGGGCCTGCCAGCCCGTTCCGACCAGGCCCACCGTGCGCGAATCCTTGCGAGCCAGGTACTTCGCGCCCACCGCGCCGGTGCCCGCCACCCGGAACTTCTGGAGGTAGCCGTCGTGGATGATGGCCAGGAGCTCGCCGGTGCGGGAGCTGTAGAGGTAGATGAGGCCGCAGAACCTTCCGTCCTTTCGGCCCGGCACCCGTCGTTGGAGCGTTCGGCCGTCCTGTTCGAAATAGGTGATGATGTCGGAGTCGATGCGGTCCGTCGCGGCATCCAGCTTGGCGATGGCGCCGCTCAGCGAGGTGAAGGAGTGGTGTGTCGGATCCCCGCCGCCCTCGGGAAACCGGGGGTGATCGCGGTAGTCGTCGGGGTCCCTTGGCGTGAAGACCCGGTACGGGGGTGCGTTGATCGCGCCTCCGGTCGCCAGCTCCAGCGCCGCCAACTCCAGGGCATCGTTTACCTCTGACGGGTTGAGAACCTTCTCTACGGTCGGATTGTCGATGATGAGTGTCATTGAACCTTCCTGATCGGGAAATCGCTTGGGAGAATCGGGTGAATCAGCGCCCTTCGACTTCGCTACGCTGACGCTACGCTCAGGACGAACGGGGAGGATGCGTCCAACCGTACTTCCTGAACGGAACTGCATCCAACAGGTTGTTGAAACACCGTGTGGTGAATCAGCGCCCTTCGACTTCGCTACGCTGACGCTACGCTACGCTCAGGACGAACGGGGAGGATGCGTCCCAACCGTACTTCCTGAACGGAACTGCGTCCAACCGGTTGTCCAACAGGTTGTTGAAAACACCGTGTGGCGCCCTTCGACTTCGTTACGCGAAGCCTGTCCCGAGCTTGTCGAAGGGCTCAGGGCGAACGGAATCTTCATCAGACCTTCCTTGACTTAACCGTTCGTCCTGAGCGTGGCGAAGCGAAGTCGAAGGGCGCCAACCCAGGTCGTAGGGAGTTTCTCAATAACCTGCTGAGTGTGGCTGTGCCACACCGTTCCTCCGAGCGTAGCTTTATCCAACCGTTCGTCCTGAGCGTAGCGTAGCGAAGTCGAAGGGCGCCCATAATGGAGCAGACCCGCCACGGCTCCTGCAATCGCGGCCCGTGCCGTCAGTCGTCGCGCCCCACTCCGCGGGTCCAGGGTCCGATCAGCAGGACCGTGGTGATTCCGGCGGCCCCCACCAGGCCCAGAAGCAGCCACGGCACATAGGCGTGGCTGTGGAAGTGGTCGACGAGGGCGCCGGCCAGATACGGACCGACGACGCCTCCCCACATGTAGAAGAAACTCATGCTGCCGCGGATGGTGCCGAACCGGCGCCGCCCGAAATAGTCTCCCACCGCGGCCCATATGACCGGTATCGATGAGTCCAGCACGCTGAACAGCGTGGCGAACAGCAGCAACCCCCAGAGCGTGGTGCTCCACATCAGGACGAGGACCGCGATGAAGGCAAGCACCATGCACCAGGCCACCAGGCGTACCTTGTTGGTCTGATCGGCAATCCATCCCATGATGAAATGCGCCACGATGTTCATGCCGTTGAACCACGACAGAGGGAGCGCCGCGGCGAGAGGCGTCAGGCCCTTCCACTCCATCAGGGGCACGAAATGCACGATGACGGTGGTGTAGGCGGCGGTCCGGGTGGTCATCCACAGGACGAAGAGCCAGAAGACCGGGGTGCGCATGGCGCGGCCGGCTTCGTAGTCCGACCCGCCGTGGCTCCCCGACCCGTCCTTCTCCGACCCGTCCTCTTGCTCCCCGGGCGACGGGGCGGAAGCCGACGCCGTTTCCGAGGATATCCGCAGGCCCATGCTCTCCGGCGACCGGCGGATCCTCAGGGCCAGCGGCGCGGCCACGAACAGGAACACGCATCCAGCCGTGAACGCCGCCGTTCGCCAGCCCCAGAAGTGGACGGCCACCGCCAGCAGGACCGTGACGACGGTTCCGCCCACGGGCATGGCGGCGCTCAGGCAGGTCAGCGCCCGCGCGCGGTAACGGCTGAACCAGTTGACGGCGAGCACCGCCGGAGCGTGCACGAAACCCGCCGTGAAGGTCAGGGAGATGACCCCGGCGTAGATGATCAGGAAGCTCGCGTAGCTGTCGACGGTGGAAAAGAGA
Protein-coding regions in this window:
- a CDS encoding MFS transporter, which translates into the protein MLSIKGLRRRLSDLYYGWRMIGLTALIRTIGGGLHSFGFTVYFLPIQKELGIGHAATSLAFSLARAEGAIEGPLAGYLIDRFGPKPVILTAALLCGVGYILFSTVDSYASFLIIYAGVISLTFTAGFVHAPAVLAVNWFSRYRARALTCLSAAMPVGGTVVTVLLAVAVHFWGWRTAAFTAGCVFLFVAAPLALRIRRSPESMGLRISSETASASAPSPGEQEDGSEKDGSGSHGGSDYEAGRAMRTPVFWLFVLWMTTRTAAYTTVIVHFVPLMEWKGLTPLAAALPLSWFNGMNIVAHFIMGWIADQTNKVRLVAWCMVLAFIAVLVLMWSTTLWGLLLFATLFSVLDSSIPVIWAAVGDYFGRRRFGTIRGSMSFFYMWGGVVGPYLAGALVDHFHSHAYVPWLLLGLVGAAGITTVLLIGPWTRGVGRDD